One Acidobacteriota bacterium genomic window carries:
- a CDS encoding GAF domain-containing protein yields the protein MPKIRLKSLPEEVRPLAMLAEINQALTVAQSPRAGLQRALEILDNDYGVIRSAVVLSDPDTGRLRVWASAGVLGEGRHAEWEMGEGITGRVVASGQPVVVPQISQEPEFLHRTGRRPKGARSEITFLCVPIPGATNAIGALNIDFRFEAKRHYDRDLHVCRVVASMFGQAIRLKEAAEAERQRLLDENIHLKAELKERYDFAQIIGTSGPMRQVYEQITQVAATNTTVLIRGESGTGKELIAHAIHYNSPRAKRPFIKVSCAALPDSLIEAELFGHEKGAFTGAAARKKGRFELAEGGTLFLDEIGDINLSTQIKLLRVLQEKEFERLGGVEPIRANVRLIAATNADLEKAIASGTFREDLHYRLDVFTIFVPPLRERKTDIQLLADSFIEKYSVEHRKDVKRISTPAIDMLMAYHWPGNVRELENTIERATLVCDGSVIHAHHLPPSLQTAEASGTVTRVPLGDAVAAYEKDLLQDALKTTRGNRVKAARLLDSTERIVNYKVKKYGIDCRRFR from the coding sequence ATGCCAAAGATCAGGCTGAAGTCACTCCCTGAGGAAGTCAGGCCGCTGGCGATGCTGGCGGAGATCAATCAGGCGCTTACCGTGGCGCAGTCGCCCCGCGCCGGGTTGCAACGGGCGCTGGAGATCCTCGACAACGACTACGGCGTCATCCGGAGCGCCGTCGTCCTTTCGGACCCGGATACGGGACGTCTCCGCGTATGGGCGTCGGCGGGCGTACTTGGCGAGGGGCGGCACGCCGAGTGGGAGATGGGTGAAGGAATCACCGGCCGCGTGGTCGCTTCCGGTCAACCCGTCGTGGTGCCGCAGATCAGCCAGGAGCCGGAATTCCTCCATCGGACCGGCCGCCGGCCGAAGGGCGCGCGCTCCGAGATCACCTTCCTGTGCGTGCCGATTCCGGGCGCCACGAACGCGATTGGAGCGCTCAATATCGACTTCCGCTTCGAGGCGAAACGGCACTACGACCGCGATCTGCATGTCTGCCGCGTCGTCGCCAGCATGTTCGGCCAGGCGATCCGTCTGAAGGAGGCGGCCGAAGCGGAGCGGCAGCGCCTGCTGGACGAGAACATCCACCTCAAGGCGGAACTCAAGGAACGGTACGACTTCGCGCAGATCATCGGGACGAGCGGCCCGATGCGGCAGGTGTACGAACAGATTACGCAGGTGGCGGCGACCAATACGACGGTCCTGATCCGGGGCGAGTCCGGCACCGGCAAGGAACTGATCGCCCACGCCATCCACTACAACTCGCCGCGGGCAAAAAGGCCGTTTATCAAGGTGAGCTGCGCCGCATTGCCTGATTCACTCATCGAGGCGGAACTGTTCGGCCATGAGAAGGGCGCGTTCACCGGCGCCGCGGCGCGAAAGAAAGGCCGTTTCGAACTCGCCGAGGGCGGCACCCTGTTCCTGGACGAGATCGGCGACATCAACCTGTCAACACAGATCAAGCTGCTCCGCGTGCTCCAGGAGAAAGAGTTCGAGCGCCTGGGCGGCGTCGAGCCGATCCGTGCGAACGTGCGGCTGATCGCGGCCACCAACGCCGACCTCGAGAAGGCTATCGCCAGCGGCACGTTCCGCGAGGATCTCCACTACCGGCTCGACGTCTTCACGATATTCGTGCCCCCGCTGCGCGAGCGGAAGACCGACATCCAGCTCCTCGCCGACAGCTTCATCGAGAAGTACTCCGTGGAACACCGCAAGGACGTGAAGCGGATCTCCACGCCGGCCATCGACATGCTGATGGCGTACCACTGGCCCGGCAACGTGCGTGAGCTGGAGAACACCATCGAGCGGGCAACCCTGGTTTGCGACGGCAGCGTGATCCACGCACACCATCTGCCTCCCAGCCTCCAGACGGCGGAAGCATCCGGCACGGTCACACGCGTCCCGCTAGGCGATGCGGTGGCCGCCTACGAGAAGGACCTTCTGCAGGACGCCCTCAAGACGACCCGCGGGAACCGCGTGAAGGCGGCCAGGCTGCTCGATTCCACCGAGCGGATCGTCAACTACAAGGTCAAGAAGTACGGGATTGACTGCCGACGTTTTCGGTAG
- the gltB gene encoding glutamate synthase large subunit: protein MKDRHSAPGAPAGGLPEAQGLYDPAFEHDSCGVGFVVNIKGQRSHKLVQQAIEVLINLLHRGACGCEKTTGDGAGILLQLPHKFLRKAAAEAGFDLPEPGAYGVGMIFLPRDADERRRVESRFAEIVAEEGQQLLGWRDVPTDSSHLGATARSGEPVIRQIFIGRSADLDGTPDAHLRFERKLYVIRMRMAHAADTLELRERALYYVASLSSNTIVYKGMLISDQIEQMFPDLVDPDVETALALVHSRFSTNTFPSWPLAHPYRYIAHNGEINTLRGNINWMRARESLCRSEAFGNDDLQKLFPLIREGQSDTATFDNVLEFLALTGRPLAHAVLMMIPEPWRNHESMSPERKAFYEYHASLMEPWDGPASIAFTDGTVIGAVLDRNGLRPSRYIVTKDDLVVMASEVGVLDIRPENVLVKERLHPGKIFLVDTAQGRIVDDEEIKTELAREHPYAEWLDRELIHVDGLPAVPAAPPAPRSSVRDRQRAFGYTEEDLRILIAPMAQKGIEPTGSMGTDTALAVLSDRPRLLYDYFKQLFAQVTNPPLDAIREELVTDMGSTLGAEGNLLAPDARSCHHVKVDAPVITNGDLAKLKALDDPAFRSVTLPMLFDPAKGTAGLERAMDDLREAASAAVADGATLLILSDRGVDANHAPVPALLATAGVHHHLVRAGTRTRCSLIVETGEARECHHMALVVGYGAAVINPFLVFETLEELLADGEVEDIDLEQAIANYIKACTKGVLKVMSKMGISALQSYRGAQIFEAVGLDKGFVDTCFTWTASRVGGIGIDTVAEEVIRRHGQAFDGRRREDDELDTGGEYQWRRDGEYHLFNPETVFKLQHATRSNQNRIYREYATLVNDQNRKRATLRGLLELKPAGRPIPIDDVEPAEAIFRRFSTGAMSYGSISAESHETLAIAMNRLGAKSNTGEGGEDPARYVPDANGDLRRSSIKQVASGRFGVTSEYLVNADDLQIKMAQGAKPGEGGQLPGFKVYPWIAKVRYSTPGVGLISPPPHHDIYSIEDLAQLIHDLKNSNPEARVHVKLVAEVGVGTVAAGVSKAHADVVLISGHDGGTGASPLTSIKHAGVPWELGLAETQQVLTLNDLRDRIVVQVDGQMKTGRDVIIAALLGAEEYGFSTAPLVVSGCIMMRVCHLDTCPVGIATQNPELRKRYSGKPEFVENYFRFVAQEVRELMAHMGFRTMDEMIGRSDRLDMKSAVDHWKARGVDLSSILHQPDVPPTVGRYCTEPQDHGLDQALDNTLIERCREAIDHRTPVAIDLPIRNVNRTVGTMLGYHITKRWGAEALPDETIRIHFTGSAGQSFGAFLPRGVTMTVDGDANDYCGKGLSGGHLVVRPPAEATFTAEKNIIIGNVALYGATGGEAFFRGIAGERFCVRNSGAHAVVEAVGDHGCEYMTGGRVVVLGRTGRNFAAGMSGGVAWVLDVDGRFATRCNPGMVDLEALADDDVPTVKDLLARHTELTGSPVARRLLDDWEATRARFVKVMPRDYKRVLEAEARARAEAREPEFAELIGVAS, encoded by the coding sequence ATGAAGGACAGACACTCCGCTCCCGGTGCCCCTGCCGGCGGACTCCCTGAAGCTCAGGGTCTGTACGACCCGGCGTTCGAGCACGACTCGTGCGGCGTCGGCTTCGTCGTCAACATCAAGGGCCAGCGCTCGCACAAGCTGGTCCAGCAGGCGATCGAGGTGCTGATCAACCTGCTTCACCGCGGCGCGTGCGGCTGCGAGAAGACCACCGGCGACGGCGCCGGCATCCTGCTGCAGCTTCCCCACAAGTTCCTGCGGAAGGCCGCCGCGGAGGCAGGCTTCGACCTGCCCGAGCCGGGCGCCTACGGCGTCGGCATGATCTTTCTGCCGCGCGACGCCGACGAGCGGCGGCGGGTTGAATCGCGCTTCGCCGAGATCGTCGCCGAGGAGGGCCAGCAGCTCCTGGGATGGCGCGACGTCCCGACCGACAGCTCGCACCTCGGCGCCACGGCGCGGAGCGGCGAGCCGGTGATCCGGCAGATCTTCATCGGCCGCAGCGCCGATCTGGACGGCACACCCGACGCCCACCTTCGCTTCGAGCGGAAGCTGTACGTCATCCGGATGCGCATGGCGCACGCCGCCGACACGCTCGAGCTGCGCGAGCGCGCCCTCTACTACGTCGCCAGCCTCTCGTCGAACACGATTGTCTACAAGGGGATGCTGATCTCCGATCAGATCGAGCAGATGTTCCCCGACCTCGTCGATCCCGACGTCGAAACGGCGCTGGCCCTCGTCCACTCCCGTTTCTCGACCAACACCTTCCCGTCGTGGCCGCTGGCCCACCCCTATCGCTACATCGCGCACAACGGCGAGATCAACACGCTGCGCGGCAACATCAACTGGATGCGGGCGCGCGAATCGCTCTGCCGCTCCGAGGCGTTCGGCAACGACGATCTTCAGAAGCTCTTCCCGTTGATCCGGGAGGGTCAAAGCGACACGGCGACATTCGACAACGTACTGGAATTCCTGGCCCTGACCGGACGCCCGCTCGCCCACGCGGTGCTGATGATGATTCCGGAGCCCTGGCGCAACCACGAGTCGATGAGCCCGGAGCGGAAAGCGTTCTACGAGTACCACGCCTCGCTGATGGAACCGTGGGACGGACCGGCGTCGATCGCATTCACGGACGGGACGGTGATCGGCGCGGTCCTCGACCGAAACGGCCTCCGGCCGTCGCGCTACATCGTGACGAAGGACGACCTGGTGGTGATGGCGTCGGAGGTGGGCGTGCTCGACATCCGACCGGAGAACGTCCTGGTCAAGGAACGCCTCCACCCGGGAAAGATCTTTCTGGTCGACACGGCCCAGGGACGCATCGTCGACGACGAGGAAATCAAGACGGAGCTGGCCCGCGAGCATCCGTACGCCGAGTGGCTGGACCGGGAACTGATCCACGTCGACGGCCTGCCGGCGGTTCCCGCCGCACCGCCCGCGCCGCGGTCATCGGTCCGCGACCGGCAGCGGGCGTTCGGCTATACGGAAGAAGACCTCCGGATCCTGATCGCCCCCATGGCCCAGAAAGGCATCGAGCCGACCGGATCCATGGGGACCGACACCGCGCTCGCCGTCCTCTCGGATCGGCCGCGCCTGCTCTACGACTACTTCAAGCAGCTCTTCGCGCAGGTGACGAACCCACCGCTCGACGCCATCCGCGAGGAATTGGTAACGGACATGGGCTCGACCCTCGGCGCCGAAGGCAATCTGCTCGCGCCCGACGCCCGTTCCTGCCACCACGTCAAGGTGGACGCGCCGGTGATCACCAACGGTGATCTGGCGAAGCTGAAGGCGCTGGACGACCCGGCGTTCCGATCGGTCACGCTGCCGATGCTGTTCGACCCGGCGAAGGGCACGGCCGGGCTGGAACGCGCGATGGACGACCTACGCGAAGCCGCCAGCGCCGCCGTGGCGGACGGCGCGACGCTGCTGATCCTGTCGGACCGGGGTGTTGACGCGAATCACGCACCGGTTCCGGCCCTGCTCGCCACCGCCGGCGTCCACCATCACCTCGTGCGCGCGGGCACGCGGACCCGCTGCTCGCTGATCGTCGAGACGGGCGAGGCACGTGAGTGCCACCACATGGCGCTGGTGGTCGGCTACGGCGCGGCGGTCATCAACCCCTTCCTCGTCTTCGAGACGCTCGAGGAGCTCCTGGCCGACGGCGAGGTGGAGGATATCGACCTGGAGCAGGCCATTGCCAACTACATCAAGGCATGCACGAAGGGCGTGCTGAAGGTGATGTCGAAGATGGGGATCTCGGCGCTGCAGAGCTACCGCGGCGCACAGATCTTCGAGGCGGTCGGCCTCGACAAGGGGTTCGTCGACACCTGCTTCACCTGGACCGCATCGCGCGTCGGCGGCATCGGCATCGACACGGTGGCCGAGGAAGTGATCCGCCGCCACGGGCAGGCGTTCGACGGTCGCCGCCGGGAGGATGACGAGCTGGATACGGGGGGCGAGTACCAGTGGCGCCGCGACGGCGAGTACCACCTGTTCAATCCGGAGACCGTCTTCAAGCTGCAGCACGCGACGCGCAGCAACCAGAACCGGATCTACCGCGAGTACGCCACCCTCGTGAACGATCAGAACCGAAAGCGGGCGACGCTGCGGGGCCTCCTCGAGTTGAAGCCGGCCGGCCGGCCGATTCCGATCGACGACGTGGAGCCGGCCGAGGCGATCTTCCGTCGCTTCTCCACCGGCGCGATGTCGTACGGGTCGATCAGCGCCGAGTCGCACGAGACGCTCGCCATCGCGATGAACCGCCTGGGCGCGAAGTCGAACACCGGCGAAGGGGGCGAGGACCCGGCTCGCTACGTCCCCGACGCGAACGGCGACCTTCGGCGAAGCTCGATCAAGCAGGTGGCGTCCGGCCGCTTCGGCGTGACGAGCGAGTACCTGGTGAACGCCGACGACCTGCAGATCAAGATGGCGCAGGGGGCGAAGCCGGGCGAGGGGGGCCAGCTCCCCGGATTCAAGGTGTACCCCTGGATCGCGAAGGTGCGCTACTCGACGCCGGGCGTGGGGCTGATTTCGCCGCCGCCCCACCACGACATCTATTCGATCGAGGATCTGGCCCAACTGATCCACGACCTGAAGAACTCGAATCCGGAGGCGCGCGTCCACGTGAAGCTCGTGGCCGAGGTGGGAGTCGGCACGGTGGCCGCCGGCGTTTCGAAGGCGCATGCCGACGTCGTGCTCATCTCCGGCCACGACGGCGGCACCGGCGCCTCGCCCCTCACCAGCATCAAGCATGCGGGCGTCCCGTGGGAGCTGGGGCTGGCCGAGACGCAGCAGGTGCTGACCCTCAACGACCTGCGCGACCGGATCGTCGTGCAGGTGGACGGCCAGATGAAGACGGGGCGCGACGTCATCATCGCCGCCCTGCTGGGCGCCGAGGAGTATGGCTTCTCCACCGCCCCGCTCGTGGTGTCCGGCTGCATCATGATGCGCGTCTGCCACCTCGACACCTGTCCGGTCGGCATCGCTACCCAGAATCCCGAGCTCAGAAAGCGCTACTCGGGCAAGCCGGAGTTCGTGGAGAACTACTTCCGGTTCGTGGCCCAGGAAGTGCGTGAGCTGATGGCGCACATGGGCTTCCGGACGATGGACGAGATGATCGGCCGCTCCGACCGGCTCGACATGAAGTCGGCGGTCGACCACTGGAAGGCGCGCGGCGTCGATCTCTCCAGCATCCTGCACCAGCCCGACGTCCCCCCCACGGTGGGCCGGTACTGCACGGAGCCGCAGGACCACGGGCTCGACCAGGCGCTCGACAACACGCTGATCGAACGGTGCCGGGAAGCGATCGACCACCGGACGCCGGTAGCGATCGATCTGCCGATCCGGAACGTCAACCGCACCGTCGGCACGATGCTCGGCTACCACATCACGAAGCGCTGGGGAGCGGAGGCGTTGCCGGACGAGACGATCCGCATCCACTTCACCGGCTCCGCCGGCCAGAGCTTCGGAGCGTTCCTGCCGCGCGGGGTGACGATGACGGTGGACGGCGACGCCAACGACTACTGCGGCAAGGGGCTCTCGGGCGGCCACCTCGTGGTCCGGCCCCCGGCCGAGGCGACGTTCACGGCCGAAAAGAACATCATCATCGGCAACGTGGCGCTGTACGGGGCGACCGGCGGCGAAGCCTTCTTCCGGGGAATCGCCGGCGAGCGGTTCTGTGTCCGGAACAGCGGCGCGCATGCGGTGGTCGAGGCGGTGGGAGACCACGGCTGCGAGTACATGACCGGAGGGCGTGTCGTCGTCCTCGGCAGGACGGGGCGGAACTTCGCGGCCGGCATGAGCGGCGGGGTCGCCTGGGTGCTCGACGTCGATGGCCGTTTCGCGACCCGGTGCAACCCGGGAATGGTCGATCTGGAAGCGCTCGCCGACGACGACGTGCCAACCGTGAAGGACCTGCTGGCGCGCCACACCGAGCTGACCGGCAGCCCGGTGGCGCGCCGCCTGCTGGATGACTGGGAGGCGACGCGCGCCCGCTTCGTCAAGGTGATGCCGCGCGACTACAAGCGGGTTCTCGAAGCCGAGGCGCGCGCCCGGGCGGAGGCGCGCGAGCCGGAATTCGCCGAGTTGATCGGGGTGGCGTCGTAG
- the amt gene encoding ammonium transporter — translation MTHAVRHSLARFGRVALPALLLVALAPAAAFAQDDVTAEMFAVNNTWMLVATFLVFIMHLGFACLESGMTQAKNTVNILFKNTGVISIGLLTYAFVGFNLMYPGDFSIGQFFGFAGFGIDAGAEGITSAYNPGYTYWTDFIFQAMFAATAATIVSGAVAERIKLGSFLVFTTIYVAIIYPIAGSWKWGGGWLDQMGFYDFAGSTLVHSVGGWGALAGVIVLGPRLGKYVAGKVRPIAGHSMPLATIGVFLLWLGWFGFNGGSVLSADPGLVSLVFVTTALAAAAGVVGAMIGSWSVQHKPDLSMVLNGSLAGLVGITAGADTVSVNAAMVIGLIAGFIVVAAVILIDRAQLDDPVGAISVHLVCGVWGTLAVGIFSVNPDHSFVTQLIGVLAYGAISLPAALVIFYALKATMGLRVSENEERMGLDVGEHGMEAYGGFQIQHLHQ, via the coding sequence ATGACACACGCAGTTCGTCACTCACTCGCCCGTTTCGGCCGCGTCGCCTTGCCGGCGCTCCTCCTCGTGGCGCTGGCGCCTGCCGCCGCGTTCGCGCAGGACGACGTGACGGCCGAGATGTTCGCCGTCAACAACACCTGGATGCTGGTGGCCACGTTCCTGGTGTTCATCATGCACCTCGGCTTCGCGTGCCTGGAGTCGGGAATGACGCAGGCCAAGAACACGGTCAACATCCTGTTCAAGAACACCGGCGTCATCTCGATCGGGTTGCTCACCTACGCGTTCGTAGGTTTCAACCTGATGTATCCCGGTGACTTTTCGATCGGCCAGTTCTTCGGCTTTGCCGGGTTCGGCATCGACGCCGGCGCCGAAGGCATCACCAGTGCCTATAACCCGGGATACACCTACTGGACCGACTTCATCTTCCAGGCGATGTTCGCCGCCACCGCCGCCACCATCGTCTCCGGCGCCGTGGCGGAACGAATCAAGCTCGGCTCCTTCCTGGTCTTCACGACCATCTATGTCGCAATCATTTATCCGATTGCGGGCTCCTGGAAATGGGGCGGCGGCTGGCTCGATCAGATGGGCTTCTACGATTTCGCCGGATCGACGCTGGTCCACTCCGTGGGCGGCTGGGGCGCGCTGGCCGGTGTAATCGTGCTCGGACCGCGGCTCGGGAAGTATGTCGCCGGCAAGGTGCGGCCCATCGCGGGCCACAGCATGCCCCTTGCCACCATCGGCGTTTTCCTGCTCTGGCTCGGCTGGTTCGGGTTCAACGGCGGTTCGGTGCTGAGCGCCGATCCGGGACTCGTTTCGCTGGTGTTCGTCACCACCGCGCTCGCAGCGGCGGCCGGCGTCGTCGGCGCGATGATCGGCTCGTGGTCGGTCCAGCACAAGCCGGACCTGTCGATGGTGCTGAACGGATCGCTCGCCGGCCTGGTCGGCATCACGGCGGGCGCCGACACGGTCAGCGTCAACGCGGCGATGGTCATCGGCCTGATCGCCGGATTCATCGTCGTCGCTGCGGTCATCCTGATCGACCGGGCGCAACTCGACGATCCGGTGGGCGCGATATCGGTCCACCTCGTCTGCGGCGTCTGGGGGACCCTCGCGGTCGGGATCTTCAGCGTCAACCCGGACCACTCGTTCGTCACGCAGCTTATCGGCGTCCTTGCCTACGGCGCCATCTCCCTGCCGGCAGCCCTGGTGATCTTCTACGCGCTGAAGGCAACCATGGGGCTCCGCGTCAGCGAGAACGAGGAACGGATGGGCCTCGACGTCGGCGAGCACGGAATGGAGGCCTACGGGGGCTTCCAGATTCAGCACCTGCATCAGTAA
- a CDS encoding P-II family nitrogen regulator — protein MKLITAIVKPHMLDDARDALAKAGIAGLTATEVKGFGRQKGHTEVYRGVEYSVDFVPKIRIDLVVDDDLVDAAVDAITGAARTGEIGDGKIFVSDVGQAIRIRTGETGPTAL, from the coding sequence ATGAAACTGATCACGGCCATTGTCAAGCCGCACATGCTCGACGACGCGCGGGATGCCCTCGCCAAGGCGGGCATCGCCGGGCTTACGGCCACCGAGGTCAAGGGCTTCGGTCGCCAGAAGGGACACACCGAGGTGTACCGCGGCGTCGAGTACTCGGTCGACTTCGTTCCGAAGATCCGCATCGACCTGGTGGTCGACGATGACCTCGTCGATGCCGCGGTTGACGCGATCACCGGCGCGGCCCGCACCGGTGAAATCGGCGACGGAAAGATTTTTGTCAGCGACGTGGGGCAGGCGATCCGGATCCGCACCGGCGAGACCGGCCCGACGGCACTCTAG
- a CDS encoding glutamate synthase subunit beta translates to MGKLKGFLEIDRQAAPKRPKGERVNDWNEVYLPYADVDLRAQGARCMDCGIPFCHQGCPLGNLIPDWNDLIYRDKWREAIDRLHKTNNFPEWTGRLCPAPCEGSCVLAIDDDAVTIKSIELATVEHAFEQGWIAPQPPAIRTGKTVAVVGSGPAGLAAADQLNRAGHTVTVFEKSDRIGGLLRYGIPEFKMEKRFLTRRLDIMESEGVRFRTGVNVGADVSAVELRDGHDAMLLAGGAGWPRDLKVPGRELKGIHFAMDYLTQQNRRNEGETIPDAEAITATGRHVVIIGGGDTGADCLGTAHRQGAASVSQFELLPRPPDERAADNPWPTWPNIFRVSAAHEEGGDRVYSVSTERFTGTEDGRVARLHGRQVEMVRADGRLSFEPVPDTEFEQEVDLVLLAMGFLGPERPGMLEELDVRLTERGNVWRDRNWMTSVPSVFTAGDMQRGQSLIVWAIAEGRSAARGIDAWLMGVSSLPEPV, encoded by the coding sequence ATGGGCAAGCTGAAGGGATTCCTCGAGATCGACCGGCAGGCGGCGCCGAAGCGGCCCAAGGGCGAGCGGGTCAACGACTGGAACGAGGTGTACCTGCCCTACGCGGATGTCGACCTGCGGGCGCAGGGGGCGCGCTGCATGGACTGCGGCATTCCCTTCTGCCACCAGGGCTGCCCGCTCGGCAACCTGATCCCCGACTGGAACGATCTGATCTACCGCGACAAGTGGCGCGAGGCGATCGACCGGCTACACAAGACCAACAACTTCCCCGAGTGGACCGGGCGCCTCTGCCCCGCCCCGTGCGAAGGCTCGTGCGTCCTGGCCATAGACGACGACGCGGTCACCATCAAGTCGATCGAGCTCGCCACGGTCGAGCATGCGTTCGAGCAGGGCTGGATTGCGCCGCAGCCGCCGGCGATCCGGACCGGCAAGACGGTGGCGGTGGTCGGCTCCGGCCCCGCCGGCTTGGCCGCCGCGGATCAACTGAACCGGGCCGGCCACACCGTCACCGTCTTCGAGAAGTCGGACCGGATTGGCGGCCTGCTCCGCTACGGCATTCCGGAGTTCAAGATGGAGAAGCGCTTCCTGACGCGGAGGCTCGACATCATGGAATCCGAGGGAGTGCGATTCCGGACCGGTGTGAATGTCGGCGCGGACGTTTCCGCCGTCGAGCTGCGCGACGGGCACGACGCGATGCTGCTCGCCGGCGGGGCCGGATGGCCGCGCGACCTGAAGGTGCCGGGGCGGGAGCTCAAGGGCATCCACTTCGCCATGGATTACCTGACGCAGCAGAACCGCCGCAACGAAGGCGAGACGATACCGGACGCGGAGGCAATCACCGCGACCGGCAGGCACGTCGTGATCATCGGCGGCGGAGACACCGGGGCGGACTGCCTGGGCACCGCCCACCGTCAGGGCGCCGCCTCCGTCTCGCAGTTCGAGTTGCTCCCGCGGCCGCCGGACGAACGGGCCGCCGACAATCCCTGGCCGACCTGGCCGAACATCTTCCGGGTGTCAGCGGCGCACGAGGAGGGTGGCGACCGCGTCTATTCGGTGTCGACCGAGCGGTTCACCGGAACCGAAGACGGACGCGTCGCCAGGCTGCATGGCCGGCAGGTGGAGATGGTGCGGGCTGACGGCCGGCTGTCGTTCGAACCCGTGCCGGACACCGAGTTCGAGCAGGAAGTCGACCTGGTCCTGCTCGCAATGGGGTTCCTGGGGCCGGAGCGGCCGGGGATGCTCGAGGAACTCGATGTCCGCCTGACCGAACGCGGCAACGTCTGGCGCGACCGGAACTGGATGACCTCCGTGCCGTCCGTCTTCACCGCGGGGGACATGCAGAGGGGCCAGTCGCTCATCGTCTGGGCGATCGCGGAAGGACGGAGCGCGGCACGCGGGATCGACGCCTGGCTGATGGGCGTCTCGAGCCTTCCGGAGCCGGTCTGA